The Mycobacterium sp. 3519A genome contains a region encoding:
- the crcB gene encoding fluoride efflux transporter CrcB, with amino-acid sequence MTALVWTGVALIGGIGAVLRFVVDRTVSSRIGGPFPYGTFVVNISGALLLGLLSGLALSPNLALLVGTGFVGAYTTFSTWMLETQRLAEERELRPAVANIVVSIVVGLAAAWLGVWIGGRL; translated from the coding sequence GTGACGGCACTGGTGTGGACGGGCGTCGCGCTGATCGGCGGCATCGGCGCGGTGCTGCGGTTCGTCGTCGACCGCACGGTGTCGAGCCGGATCGGCGGACCGTTCCCCTACGGCACCTTCGTCGTCAACATCAGCGGCGCCCTGCTGCTCGGCCTGCTGTCGGGCCTCGCGCTGAGCCCGAACCTCGCGCTGCTCGTCGGCACCGGGTTCGTCGGCGCCTACACCACCTTCTCGACGTGGATGCTCGAGACGCAGCGGTTGGCCGAGGAGCGCGAACTGCGCCCCGCGGTCGCCAACATCGTCGTCAGCATCGTGGTGGGGTTGGCCGCGGCCTGGCTGGGCGTCTGGATCGGAGGCCGGCTGTGA
- a CDS encoding MFS transporter: protein MSSVAEGECSAEVKPKLPGEVWVLITANVVVALGYGVVSPVLPQYARDFGVSISAATFVITAFSLMRLVSAPASGLFVQKIGERRVYVSGLLIVAVSTGACAFAQTYWQLLLFRSLGGFGSAMFTVSSLGLMIRISPPDARGRVAGLFSSAFLVGSVGGPVLGSLTAGLGLSAPFAIYGVALLIAAAVVFFYLRHSTLAAPATDAEDPVTLRMALRNRAYWSALFSNFATGWSVFGLRIALVPLFVTELLHRGPRVAGLALATFAAGNVAAVIPSGYLSDRIGRRTLLIVGLSVSGVATMAVGLASSLTLFLAGALVAGAAAGMFTSPQQAAVADIIGSKARGGTAVATYQMMADAGAIVGSLAVGEIAQHVSFGTAFVISGGILLVAALGWVLAPETRLRPSEHTPARALGPEVGGELP from the coding sequence GTGAGCTCTGTCGCGGAGGGTGAGTGTTCGGCTGAGGTAAAGCCGAAGCTGCCCGGTGAAGTCTGGGTGCTGATCACCGCCAATGTGGTGGTCGCCCTCGGCTATGGCGTCGTCTCGCCGGTGCTCCCGCAATATGCCCGCGACTTCGGGGTGAGCATCAGCGCCGCCACCTTCGTGATCACCGCGTTCTCGCTGATGCGGTTGGTGTCCGCGCCGGCCAGCGGCCTGTTCGTCCAGAAGATCGGCGAGCGCCGCGTCTATGTCAGCGGGCTGTTGATCGTCGCGGTGTCGACGGGTGCGTGCGCGTTCGCGCAGACGTACTGGCAGCTGCTGTTGTTCCGGTCGCTCGGTGGCTTCGGGTCGGCGATGTTCACGGTGTCCTCGCTGGGGCTGATGATCAGGATCTCGCCGCCCGACGCGCGCGGCAGGGTGGCGGGATTGTTCTCCAGCGCGTTTCTGGTCGGCTCGGTGGGCGGGCCGGTGCTGGGCAGCCTGACTGCGGGCCTTGGTTTGTCGGCGCCGTTCGCGATCTACGGCGTGGCGCTGCTGATCGCCGCGGCCGTGGTGTTCTTCTACCTCCGGCATTCGACGTTGGCGGCTCCGGCCACGGACGCCGAAGACCCGGTCACGTTGCGAATGGCATTGCGCAACAGGGCGTATTGGTCGGCGTTGTTCTCGAATTTTGCGACGGGCTGGTCGGTGTTCGGCTTGCGGATCGCGTTGGTGCCGCTATTCGTCACCGAGTTGTTGCACCGGGGTCCGCGGGTCGCCGGGTTGGCGTTGGCGACCTTCGCGGCCGGCAACGTAGCCGCCGTGATCCCCAGCGGCTACCTGTCGGATCGCATCGGGCGCCGCACGCTGCTGATCGTGGGGTTGTCGGTGTCCGGGGTCGCGACGATGGCGGTGGGGCTGGCGTCGTCGCTGACTCTGTTCTTGGCGGGCGCGCTGGTGGCGGGCGCGGCCGCGGGCATGTTCACGTCCCCGCAGCAGGCCGCCGTCGCGGACATCATCGGCAGTAAGGCCAGGGGAGGGACGGCCGTGGCGACGTACCAGATGATGGCCGATGCCGGTGCGATCGTCGGGTCGCTCGCGGTCGGGGAGATCGCCCAGCACGTCTCGTTCGGCACCGCGTTCGTGATCAGCGGCGGGATTCTGCTGGTCGCGGCCCTCGGCTGGGTGCTGGCGCCGGAGACCCGGCTGCGGCCCAGCGAGCACACCCCGGCCCGCGCGCTCGGCCCTGAGGTGGGTGGCGAGCTGCCGTGA
- the pgm gene encoding phosphoglucomutase (alpha-D-glucose-1,6-bisphosphate-dependent) has product MAANPRAGQPAQPEDLIDIAHVVTAYYAVEPDPDNVDQQVVFGTSGHRGSSLDAAFNEAHIVATTQAIVEYRAAQGTTGPLFIGRDTHALSEPAWTSALEVLAANDVVAMIDSAGRYTPTPAVSHAILTFNRDRDGDLADGIVVTPSHNPPRDGGFKYNPPNGGPADTDATGVIAKRANEILRDGLKGVKRVPLARALQTAQRHDYLDAYVADLPNVVDLHAISAEGIRIGADPLGGASVDYWGAIAERHNLALTVVNPLVDATWRFMTLDTDGKIRMDCSSPNAMAGLLEKVIGHPGTYQIATGNDADSDRHGIVTPDGGLLNPNHYLAVAIDYLYTNRPEWPAATAVGKTAVSSSIIDRVVAGLGRKLVEVPVGFKWFVDGLISGTIGFGGEESAGASFLRRDGSTWTTDKDGIILALLASEILAVTGQTPSQRYAELAEKYGAPTYARIDAPADREQKARLAKLSPEQVTATELAGEQITAKLTTAPGNGAALGGLKVTTENAWFAARPSGTEDVYKIYAESFKGPEHLAEVQEAAKEVVNKVIA; this is encoded by the coding sequence ATGGCTGCGAACCCACGTGCCGGCCAGCCGGCGCAACCAGAAGACCTCATAGACATCGCGCATGTTGTGACGGCCTATTACGCCGTCGAACCCGACCCGGACAACGTCGATCAGCAGGTGGTGTTCGGCACGTCCGGGCACCGCGGGTCCAGCCTGGATGCGGCGTTCAACGAGGCGCATATCGTGGCCACCACGCAGGCCATCGTGGAGTACCGGGCAGCGCAGGGCACCACCGGGCCGCTGTTCATCGGCCGCGACACCCATGCGCTGTCCGAGCCGGCGTGGACGTCGGCGTTGGAGGTGTTGGCCGCCAATGACGTTGTGGCGATGATCGATTCGGCTGGCCGGTATACGCCGACGCCCGCGGTCAGCCACGCGATCCTGACGTTCAACCGGGACCGTGACGGTGATCTGGCGGACGGCATCGTGGTCACTCCGTCGCACAACCCGCCGCGGGATGGCGGTTTCAAGTACAACCCGCCCAACGGCGGACCGGCCGACACCGACGCGACCGGGGTCATCGCCAAGCGCGCCAACGAGATTCTGCGCGACGGGCTCAAGGGCGTGAAGCGGGTGCCGCTGGCGAGGGCGCTGCAGACCGCGCAGCGGCACGACTACCTCGACGCGTACGTGGCGGACCTGCCGAACGTGGTCGATCTGCACGCGATCAGCGCGGAGGGCATCCGCATCGGCGCGGACCCGTTGGGCGGAGCCAGCGTCGACTACTGGGGCGCCATCGCCGAGCGGCACAACCTTGCTTTGACGGTGGTGAATCCTCTCGTCGATGCGACGTGGCGGTTCATGACACTGGACACCGACGGCAAGATCCGCATGGACTGCAGCTCACCGAATGCGATGGCTGGGCTTCTCGAAAAAGTGATCGGCCATCCTGGGACATATCAGATCGCCACCGGCAACGACGCCGACTCCGACCGGCACGGCATCGTCACACCCGACGGCGGACTGCTCAACCCGAACCACTACCTGGCGGTCGCCATCGACTACCTGTACACCAACCGGCCGGAGTGGCCGGCGGCTACGGCGGTGGGCAAGACCGCGGTCAGCTCGTCGATCATCGACCGGGTGGTCGCCGGGCTGGGCCGCAAGCTGGTCGAGGTGCCGGTCGGGTTCAAGTGGTTCGTCGACGGATTGATCAGCGGCACAATCGGTTTCGGTGGCGAGGAGAGTGCGGGGGCGTCGTTCCTGCGTCGCGACGGCTCGACGTGGACCACCGACAAGGACGGCATCATCCTGGCGCTGCTGGCCTCGGAGATCCTGGCCGTGACGGGGCAGACCCCGTCGCAGCGATACGCGGAGCTGGCCGAAAAGTACGGCGCGCCAACCTATGCGCGCATCGACGCGCCCGCCGACCGGGAGCAGAAGGCGCGGCTGGCGAAGCTGTCGCCCGAGCAGGTGACCGCGACGGAGTTGGCCGGTGAGCAGATCACCGCGAAGCTGACCACCGCACCGGGCAACGGTGCGGCGCTGGGTGGGCTGAAGGTGACGACGGAGAACGCATGGTTCGCGGCGCGGCCGTCGGGCACCGAAGACGTCTACAAGATCTACGCCGAGTCGTTCAAGGGCCCCGAGCATCTGGCAGAGGTACAGGAAGCGGCGAAGGAAGTGGTGAATAAGGTCATAGCGTGA
- a CDS encoding MFS transporter: MGTYLRLLRTPGLFRVTVSQLFARLPLGMLSLAILMHLSETTGSYGQAGLVVACVSLAEAVAMPVSARLTGRFGVTPVVLSAATMNSVGFLALALAPAHLVLLAALGTLVGATIPPLMPVVRALYPRMVPADTVRALFAFDTTAQELIWVAGPVVVTVLTSLISTAVPLLAAAGITLTGSIAFVLSLQLRRPRIARNTSSFGRVLARQEVLLAFVANLALVASFMAMEVGVVAQLGHSMAGVAISVSSAGSLIGGLLLGHRRLGLGALVATMAVVMAGTALTGLVTGPLQFVALFAAGFGFAPAMAVLYHAVSRGVAENVAAEAFGWLNTGALAGGAAGTALSGALNDAWGPGGSYVVATALAVGAAVSPLVARLAGPVRGFSAEKSTVTIAPLPTLARVNVDRDTSDIHASHEADDESAQCHEGTDETNCWTPPSRC; encoded by the coding sequence GTGGGCACGTACCTGCGGTTACTCCGAACGCCTGGCTTGTTCCGGGTGACCGTGTCTCAGCTGTTCGCGCGACTGCCGCTCGGCATGCTGTCGCTGGCCATCCTCATGCACCTCTCGGAGACGACCGGGTCATACGGGCAGGCCGGTCTCGTCGTCGCCTGTGTCAGTCTTGCCGAAGCGGTCGCGATGCCTGTCAGCGCCCGGCTCACCGGGAGATTCGGCGTGACACCCGTGGTGTTGTCGGCGGCGACGATGAACAGCGTCGGTTTTCTGGCGTTGGCGCTCGCTCCTGCGCACCTGGTCTTGCTGGCCGCGCTGGGAACCCTTGTGGGAGCGACGATCCCACCGTTGATGCCCGTAGTGCGCGCGCTGTACCCGAGAATGGTCCCTGCTGACACGGTGCGTGCGTTGTTCGCGTTCGACACCACCGCACAAGAACTGATTTGGGTTGCAGGCCCGGTCGTGGTGACCGTGTTGACCTCACTGATCTCCACTGCCGTTCCGCTGCTCGCGGCGGCGGGTATCACGCTGACCGGATCCATCGCTTTTGTGCTGAGTCTGCAACTCCGACGGCCCCGGATCGCCCGTAACACTTCATCATTCGGTCGGGTGTTGGCGCGCCAGGAGGTTCTGCTCGCCTTCGTCGCCAACCTTGCTCTGGTCGCATCGTTCATGGCGATGGAGGTCGGGGTGGTCGCTCAACTGGGGCATTCAATGGCCGGTGTCGCGATCTCGGTGTCGAGCGCTGGCTCACTGATCGGCGGCCTGCTACTCGGCCACCGCCGACTTGGGCTCGGCGCGTTGGTGGCGACGATGGCTGTCGTCATGGCAGGGACAGCACTAACGGGCCTCGTCACCGGCCCTCTGCAGTTCGTGGCGCTGTTCGCCGCCGGATTCGGATTCGCGCCCGCGATGGCAGTCCTGTATCACGCCGTCTCTCGCGGAGTCGCTGAAAACGTTGCCGCCGAAGCCTTTGGGTGGCTCAACACAGGTGCACTGGCTGGCGGCGCGGCCGGTACCGCACTGTCGGGTGCTCTCAACGACGCATGGGGACCAGGGGGATCATATGTCGTGGCCACGGCCCTGGCCGTCGGCGCGGCGGTCAGCCCGCTGGTCGCGCGGTTGGCCGGTCCGGTCCGCGGATTCTCGGCGGAAAAGTCGACGGTGACGATCGCCCCGTTACCAACCTTGGCGCGGGTTAATGTTGACCGCGACACATCGGATATCCACGCCTCTCACGAGGCAGACGACGAGAGTGCTCAGTGCCACGAGGGGACCGACGAGACAAACTGCTGGACGCCGCCGAGCAGGTGCTGA
- a CDS encoding MSMEG_3727 family PQQ-associated protein, protein MTIAEERADLLRELGLDKQNHAALGRVLGTGSIAEATERADGTMEATIRIKEDEIAWDPAILVMPHGGDLELTVINDDKNTHAALFPSNGDRKFLWLLNHSKGRAKLNLDGPGYYWYSSPGGNDEGRGLTAAIVVLGEVPPEARLDRPDQPRP, encoded by the coding sequence ATGACGATCGCTGAGGAACGAGCCGACCTACTGCGTGAGCTCGGCTTGGATAAACAGAACCACGCGGCCCTTGGCCGCGTTCTGGGTACTGGCTCCATAGCTGAAGCCACCGAGCGGGCCGACGGCACCATGGAGGCCACGATCCGGATCAAGGAGGACGAAATCGCCTGGGATCCTGCGATTCTGGTCATGCCGCACGGTGGTGATCTCGAGCTTACGGTCATCAACGACGACAAGAACACGCACGCGGCATTGTTCCCGAGCAACGGTGACCGGAAGTTCCTCTGGCTGCTCAACCACTCGAAGGGCCGCGCGAAGCTGAACCTGGATGGCCCGGGCTACTACTGGTACAGCTCACCCGGCGGCAATGACGAAGGCCGGGGACTGACTGCCGCCATCGTCGTGCTCGGCGAGGTGCCGCCGGAAGCCCGTCTCGATCGTCCCGATCAGCCGCGTCCGTAG
- a CDS encoding dipeptidase has product MVKLIDGHNDLAWAVRQQYGADLDAVDLTSAPDLHTDLNRLAAGRVAGQFWSVYVSPEQYVGPAAVCATLEQIDFVRRLVARYPDRLVLATSADDVESAGDRIASLLGMEGGHCIDGSLAVLRMMRALGVRYLTLTHNKNVSWADSATDVPALGGLSAFGEDVVREMNRLGMLVDLSHVSAEVMRHALRVTAAPAIFSHSSARAVCDHPRNVPDDVLAALADNDGVCMVTFLPAFISPSVARWHADAKAEARRRGIEKHDPAYDELMARLAEQSPPPVATLAEVVTHIEHVRAVAGIDHVGIGGDYMGGEAMPEGLEDVSGYPRLLDALAGRGWSDADLAKLAGENILRVLRAAEDVADR; this is encoded by the coding sequence ATGGTGAAGTTGATCGATGGTCACAATGACCTTGCTTGGGCGGTGCGCCAGCAGTACGGCGCCGATCTGGACGCCGTCGACCTGACCTCGGCGCCGGATCTGCACACCGACCTGAACCGGCTGGCGGCCGGCCGCGTCGCCGGGCAGTTCTGGTCGGTGTATGTGTCCCCGGAGCAATACGTCGGGCCCGCCGCGGTGTGCGCCACGTTGGAGCAGATTGACTTCGTTCGACGCCTCGTGGCCCGCTATCCCGACCGGCTGGTGCTGGCGACGAGCGCCGACGACGTCGAGTCCGCCGGCGACCGGATCGCATCACTGCTGGGCATGGAGGGTGGCCACTGCATCGACGGATCGCTGGCGGTCCTGCGCATGATGCGCGCGTTGGGCGTGCGGTACCTGACGCTGACCCACAACAAGAACGTGTCCTGGGCCGACTCGGCGACCGATGTCCCGGCGCTGGGCGGGTTGTCGGCGTTCGGCGAGGACGTCGTTCGCGAGATGAACCGCCTCGGCATGCTCGTCGATCTCTCGCATGTGTCCGCCGAGGTGATGCGGCACGCGCTGCGTGTGACGGCCGCCCCGGCGATCTTCAGCCACTCGTCCGCCCGTGCGGTCTGCGACCACCCCCGCAACGTGCCCGACGATGTCTTGGCGGCATTGGCGGACAACGACGGTGTCTGCATGGTGACTTTCCTGCCCGCCTTCATCTCACCGTCGGTAGCCCGGTGGCACGCGGATGCGAAGGCCGAAGCCCGACGCCGCGGGATCGAGAAGCACGATCCGGCGTACGACGAACTGATGGCAAGGCTCGCCGAGCAGTCACCACCGCCGGTCGCCACCCTGGCCGAGGTCGTGACGCACATCGAGCACGTGCGTGCCGTCGCAGGCATCGACCATGTCGGCATCGGGGGTGACTACATGGGAGGAGAGGCGATGCCCGAGGGCCTCGAGGACGTGTCGGGGTACCCGCGGCTGCTCGACGCCCTGGCCGGCCGCGGATGGTCGGATGCCGACCTGGCCAAGCTCGCAGGCGAGAACATCCTGCGCGTTCTCAGAGCGGCGGAGGACGTCGCTGACCGTTGA
- the crcB gene encoding fluoride efflux transporter CrcB, protein MISFDRRELAAVFAGGAVGTLARAALETVAGAEPGHWPWATFTVNIVGAFLLGYFTTRLLERLPVSSYRRPLLGTGVCGGLTTFSTMHVEIVKMLEQHRYGLAVGYTVASIVTGLLALYLATALVRRARIRA, encoded by the coding sequence ATGATCAGTTTCGACCGCCGCGAGTTGGCCGCGGTCTTCGCCGGTGGCGCCGTGGGCACACTCGCCCGCGCGGCACTCGAGACGGTCGCCGGGGCCGAGCCGGGCCATTGGCCGTGGGCGACGTTCACCGTGAACATCGTCGGCGCGTTCCTGTTGGGTTACTTCACCACCCGGTTGCTCGAGCGGCTGCCGGTGTCGAGCTATCGCCGACCGCTTCTCGGCACCGGGGTGTGCGGCGGCCTGACCACGTTCTCGACCATGCATGTCGAGATCGTCAAGATGCTCGAGCAACACCGCTACGGCCTCGCCGTCGGCTACACCGTCGCGAGCATCGTCACCGGACTGCTCGCGCTGTATCTCGCCACCGCGCTGGTCCGCCGCGCCAGGATCCGCGCGTGA
- a CDS encoding TetR/AcrR family transcriptional regulator → MPRGDRRDKLLDAAEQVLTRGGPQALTLQAVADEAGVSKGGLLYHFSNKSQLVRGLVERLVDDTNANYAQWDDGEPGSYTRAYIASTCHGLTTADADRVLRRWAVILAASTEPEMQGPIAQAFEAWMWPEPGVDRYPLRAQIARLAADGLWWNAMFVNAFRDPELNKRISAALVDYAEGRDRLEE, encoded by the coding sequence GTGCCACGAGGGGACCGACGAGACAAACTGCTGGACGCCGCCGAGCAGGTGCTGACTCGAGGCGGCCCACAGGCATTGACCCTGCAGGCCGTCGCTGATGAGGCCGGCGTGTCCAAAGGTGGGCTGCTGTACCACTTCTCGAACAAGAGTCAGCTGGTTCGAGGGCTGGTGGAGCGGCTGGTCGACGATACGAACGCCAACTACGCGCAGTGGGACGACGGCGAACCCGGCTCGTACACCCGCGCATACATCGCATCAACCTGTCACGGCCTGACCACCGCCGACGCCGACCGGGTGCTGCGCCGGTGGGCGGTCATTCTGGCGGCCAGCACCGAACCGGAGATGCAAGGGCCGATCGCGCAAGCGTTCGAGGCGTGGATGTGGCCGGAACCGGGGGTGGACCGCTACCCGTTACGCGCGCAGATCGCCCGGCTGGCAGCGGACGGGCTGTGGTGGAACGCCATGTTCGTCAACGCCTTTCGCGATCCCGAACTCAACAAGCGGATCAGTGCCGCGCTGGTCGACTACGCCGAGGGCCGGGACCGCCTCGAGGAATAG
- a CDS encoding DNA-binding protein encodes MSGSQRLESAPRNGSATAVYGAWERFVEGNDDIRGVRPEVAISWHRCRDQYRVDPYLTEAPVAVAEVAHPLEHDAIFVDLGFRTAAMAHEVANFGGIVTIADAGGRVLAEWGDKATRAIAAGASLAPWYCWSESAVGTNGMGTALGTHHLVVVRREEHWCQAFHGWTCMAVAVRDVVSKDPIAVVNISCWRTELPPSAGVWLSNVADHAQSVLRTRARDGGTHLLAAYNDARVRSNEPLAAVDTSGKVVIADDNASVLLGVPGNAPAVNPAVRWNPRLPAFVDAARYASKQASHNPAWVGSTQIFTHLADEPSPIRIRPVFQYGNLIGHLIAFGVSEGEALPETESAAPFQKQPRRVVGLRESRMVLLRLPEVTLAEADGNEVWLQTDQGRLRAASPGLDKLDDELTNAGFLRVHRRYVVNLSRVREVERRDRGELVLVMDDKANTIVPVSRRNARAVRRVLGV; translated from the coding sequence ATGTCAGGTAGTCAGCGACTGGAGTCGGCACCCCGCAACGGGAGCGCGACCGCCGTGTACGGCGCATGGGAACGGTTCGTGGAGGGCAATGACGACATCCGCGGGGTTCGGCCCGAAGTCGCGATCTCCTGGCATCGATGTCGCGACCAGTACCGTGTCGACCCTTATCTGACGGAAGCGCCGGTCGCGGTGGCGGAGGTCGCCCATCCGCTCGAACACGACGCCATCTTTGTGGACCTGGGCTTCCGCACCGCCGCCATGGCTCACGAAGTGGCCAACTTCGGCGGCATCGTGACAATCGCCGACGCCGGCGGCAGGGTCTTGGCCGAGTGGGGCGACAAGGCCACGCGTGCCATTGCCGCAGGGGCCAGCCTCGCGCCGTGGTACTGCTGGTCGGAGAGCGCGGTGGGTACCAACGGCATGGGCACCGCCCTCGGCACACACCACCTCGTGGTGGTCCGGCGTGAAGAACATTGGTGCCAGGCCTTTCACGGCTGGACCTGCATGGCCGTCGCGGTGCGCGACGTGGTGAGCAAAGACCCGATCGCGGTCGTGAACATCTCGTGTTGGCGCACTGAGCTGCCGCCGTCCGCGGGGGTGTGGCTGTCCAACGTCGCCGACCACGCCCAGAGCGTCTTACGCACACGCGCCCGCGATGGCGGCACCCACCTGCTCGCCGCGTACAACGACGCCCGCGTGCGGTCCAACGAGCCACTCGCCGCTGTCGACACCTCGGGCAAGGTGGTGATCGCCGACGACAATGCGAGCGTCCTCCTCGGCGTGCCTGGCAACGCCCCGGCAGTCAACCCGGCGGTGCGCTGGAATCCCAGGCTGCCCGCGTTCGTCGACGCTGCGCGGTATGCCAGCAAGCAGGCGAGCCACAACCCGGCCTGGGTCGGATCGACGCAGATCTTCACTCACCTCGCTGACGAGCCGTCGCCGATCAGAATTCGTCCGGTCTTCCAGTACGGCAACTTGATCGGCCACCTGATCGCCTTCGGCGTCTCCGAGGGAGAGGCGTTGCCGGAGACGGAATCAGCGGCGCCCTTCCAGAAACAACCCCGCCGGGTGGTCGGCCTACGGGAGAGCCGGATGGTGCTGCTGCGATTGCCGGAGGTCACGTTGGCCGAGGCGGACGGCAACGAGGTGTGGCTGCAAACGGATCAGGGCAGGTTGAGGGCCGCTTCGCCGGGCCTCGACAAGCTGGACGACGAACTGACCAACGCCGGGTTTTTGCGGGTCCACCGTCGCTACGTGGTGAATCTGAGCCGTGTTCGGGAGGTCGAACGTCGGGACCGTGGCGAGTTGGTGCTGGTCATGGATGACAAGGCGAACACGATCGTGCCCGTGTCACGGCGCAACGCTCGCGCGGTACGCCGCGTGTTGGGCGTGTGA
- the katG gene encoding catalase/peroxidase HPI translates to MPGNPDTYVDRTYDQTVGVLRRRKKPAATGDQPDWWPDRLNLRILAQPGRAADPWGEDFDYAKEFSSLDLDQLARDVDEVLTTTQDWWPADFGHYGPLVLRMAWHCAGTYRVGDGRGGASAGMQRFAPLNSWPDNRNLDKARRLLWPVKQKYGRKISWSDLMVFAGNRALESMGFTTFGFAGGRVDVWEADETYWGPEDSWLADERHSGVRDLEDPLAATEMGLIYVDPQGPATVPDPRAAARDIRQTFRRMGMTDEETVALIAGGHTFGKSHGVADPSRWLGPEPEGAPLEAQGLGWTNRFGTGNAADTITSGLDGTWTPTPTKWDNTFLETLFAYTWEVALSPAGLWQWVPSDGAGAGTVPDAHDPGKTHAPTMLTTDLALQEDPVYEAIARRFLDNPDQLAGAFARAWFKLTHIDMGPIQRYLGPLVPTERLIWQDPVPEIDHEFVDADDIGELKAQLLDSGLSVAQLVFTAWASASTFRNSDKRGGANGARIRLEPQRNWPVNDPATLVPALATMEGIQKRFNDSQRGAKLISLADLIVLGGCAAVEQAAARAGHVIEVPFRPGRADATQEWTDVEWFASLEPIADAFRNYVREGTRLAPEHLLIDRASQLTLTAREMTVLVGGLRALGANHGQSALGVLTTTPGALTNAFFINLLDSETEWVPGADYAETATYEGRDRRTGEVKWTASRVDLVFGADCELRAISEVYACQDAGEKFVRDFASAWDKVMNLDMFGHA, encoded by the coding sequence ATGCCGGGGAATCCCGACACTTACGTCGACAGGACATATGACCAGACCGTCGGAGTGTTGAGGCGGCGCAAGAAACCGGCGGCGACTGGCGACCAACCCGATTGGTGGCCCGACCGGCTCAACCTGAGGATCCTGGCTCAGCCCGGCCGCGCCGCGGATCCGTGGGGCGAGGACTTCGACTACGCCAAGGAGTTCTCCTCACTTGATCTCGACCAACTCGCCCGCGACGTGGACGAGGTCCTGACCACCACGCAGGATTGGTGGCCCGCCGATTTCGGCCACTACGGACCACTCGTGCTGCGGATGGCCTGGCACTGCGCAGGCACTTACCGCGTCGGTGACGGTCGAGGAGGCGCCAGCGCGGGCATGCAGCGTTTCGCGCCGTTGAACAGTTGGCCGGACAACCGGAACCTGGACAAGGCACGCCGGTTGCTGTGGCCGGTGAAGCAGAAGTACGGGCGCAAGATCTCCTGGTCGGACCTGATGGTTTTCGCGGGCAACCGCGCGCTGGAATCGATGGGCTTCACGACGTTCGGATTCGCTGGTGGCCGGGTGGACGTGTGGGAGGCCGACGAGACCTACTGGGGTCCGGAAGACAGCTGGCTTGCCGACGAACGCCACAGTGGCGTCAGGGATTTGGAGGATCCGCTGGCGGCCACCGAGATGGGGTTGATCTACGTCGATCCGCAGGGGCCGGCCACCGTGCCGGACCCGAGGGCCGCCGCGCGTGACATTCGTCAGACATTTCGCCGGATGGGGATGACCGACGAGGAGACCGTCGCGCTGATCGCGGGCGGGCACACGTTCGGCAAGAGCCACGGTGTGGCCGACCCCAGTAGGTGGCTGGGTCCCGAACCCGAAGGCGCGCCGCTGGAAGCGCAGGGCCTCGGCTGGACAAACCGGTTCGGTACCGGCAACGCTGCCGACACCATCACCAGCGGGCTCGACGGCACCTGGACGCCGACCCCGACAAAGTGGGACAACACCTTCCTCGAGACGCTGTTCGCATACACGTGGGAGGTGGCGCTCAGCCCCGCCGGGCTGTGGCAGTGGGTGCCGAGCGACGGTGCAGGGGCCGGCACCGTTCCGGACGCCCACGACCCCGGCAAGACCCATGCCCCGACGATGCTCACCACCGACCTTGCGTTACAAGAGGATCCGGTTTACGAGGCCATCGCGCGGCGCTTTTTGGACAATCCGGACCAGCTGGCGGGCGCATTCGCACGGGCCTGGTTCAAGCTCACGCACATCGATATGGGCCCGATCCAGCGCTACCTGGGGCCGCTGGTCCCGACCGAACGACTGATCTGGCAGGACCCGGTGCCGGAGATCGACCACGAGTTCGTCGACGCCGACGACATCGGTGAGCTCAAGGCCCAGCTGCTCGATTCGGGTCTTTCGGTAGCGCAGCTCGTCTTCACGGCGTGGGCGTCGGCGTCGACGTTCCGCAACAGCGACAAGCGCGGTGGGGCCAACGGAGCGCGCATCCGTCTGGAACCACAGCGAAACTGGCCGGTCAACGATCCAGCGACGCTCGTACCGGCGCTGGCGACGATGGAGGGAATCCAGAAGCGCTTCAACGACTCTCAGCGGGGCGCCAAGTTGATCTCGCTGGCCGATCTGATCGTGCTCGGTGGGTGCGCCGCGGTCGAACAGGCGGCCGCCAGGGCCGGTCACGTCATCGAGGTCCCCTTCCGGCCTGGACGTGCGGACGCAACGCAGGAGTGGACCGACGTCGAATGGTTCGCTTCGTTGGAGCCGATCGCAGACGCATTCCGCAACTACGTCCGCGAAGGCACGCGGCTGGCGCCGGAACACCTGCTCATCGACCGCGCGAGCCAACTGACCCTCACCGCACGAGAAATGACAGTGCTGGTGGGCGGTCTGCGTGCGCTCGGCGCCAACCACGGGCAATCCGCGTTGGGCGTGCTCACCACGACACCGGGCGCGCTGACCAACGCCTTCTTCATCAACCTCCTCGATTCGGAAACCGAATGGGTACCCGGGGCGGACTACGCCGAGACGGCGACCTACGAAGGCCGCGATCGGCGCACCGGCGAGGTCAAATGGACTGCCAGTCGCGTCGACCTTGTGTTCGGCGCTGACTGCGAACTCCGGGCAATCTCGGAGGTCTACGCATGCCAGGACGCCGGGGAGAAGTTCGTCCGCGATTTCGCGTCAGCGTGGGACAAGGTGATGAACCTCGACATGTTCGGTCACGCCTGA